The Desulfosporosinus acidiphilus SJ4 genome has a window encoding:
- a CDS encoding substrate-binding domain-containing protein, producing MKKWKTILGLGVLTVGLVSGCGTVSNSNSSDKTAAQSKSSDTTIGFAVSTTNNPFFVAMENGVKQEAAKENIKVIVDNGNNDAATQLNQVQDLIQQKVSAIILNPTDSQGLSTAVAAANKANIPVITLDRSVNSGKVSSFIASDNVQAGKMAADEIIKALNGQGKVVELQGIIGTSAERDREQGFDQEMATAKGIQIVAKQSANFDRSKALNVMQNILQANPDVKGVFAQNDEMALGALKAIQQSNKTGIAIVGIDGEQEAVNDVQQGLFYADIAQQPIQEGVLGVQNAVKLVKGNSVSATVSSPLMLVEKGTSFSGF from the coding sequence ATGAAAAAATGGAAAACTATTTTGGGGCTAGGTGTTCTGACTGTAGGCCTGGTATCTGGGTGTGGAACTGTTTCCAATAGTAATTCAAGCGATAAGACAGCTGCCCAATCAAAATCAAGCGATACCACCATCGGTTTCGCTGTCTCTACAACTAACAATCCGTTCTTTGTAGCAATGGAAAATGGAGTTAAACAGGAAGCTGCTAAAGAAAACATTAAAGTTATTGTCGACAATGGTAATAATGATGCAGCGACTCAATTGAACCAAGTTCAAGATCTGATTCAACAAAAAGTCAGTGCGATAATTCTCAACCCGACAGACAGCCAAGGATTGTCCACTGCAGTTGCTGCGGCCAACAAGGCGAATATTCCTGTCATCACTTTGGACCGCAGCGTAAATTCCGGCAAAGTATCCAGCTTTATTGCTTCTGACAACGTTCAAGCCGGAAAAATGGCTGCTGATGAGATCATAAAAGCCTTGAATGGTCAAGGTAAAGTCGTTGAGCTGCAAGGAATCATTGGTACCTCTGCCGAAAGAGACAGAGAACAAGGATTTGATCAAGAAATGGCAACAGCCAAAGGAATTCAAATTGTCGCTAAACAATCGGCTAATTTCGACCGCAGCAAGGCCTTAAACGTTATGCAAAATATTCTTCAGGCAAATCCGGATGTAAAAGGGGTTTTTGCCCAAAATGATGAGATGGCTCTTGGTGCCTTAAAAGCTATTCAACAAAGCAATAAAACAGGGATAGCTATTGTGGGTATTGATGGAGAGCAAGAAGCAGTTAATGATGTCCAACAAGGACTCTTCTATGCGGATATTGCACAGCAGCCTATTCAAGAGGGTGTATTGGGCGTACAGAACGCAGTGAAACTAGTGAAGGGCAATTCTGTTTCGGCGACAGTCAGCTCACCTCTGATGTTAGTTGAAAAAGGAACTTCATTCAGCGGCTTCTAG
- the rbsD gene encoding D-ribose pyranase, with product MKKQGVLHGELSRIIATLGHGQSLVIADYGLPIPPQIPFIDLAVSEGVASFWDVFNSVLTELSVERLTVAQELQGAHPDLFAKIKGATDAPIDLVSHEMFKDRLNSASVIVRTGEWTSYANVILQSSVIF from the coding sequence ATGAAAAAACAGGGTGTGCTTCATGGAGAATTATCTCGTATCATTGCTACGTTGGGCCATGGCCAAAGTTTAGTGATCGCTGACTATGGCTTACCGATTCCGCCCCAAATCCCTTTTATAGATTTGGCCGTTAGTGAGGGCGTAGCTTCTTTTTGGGATGTTTTCAATTCTGTTCTGACCGAATTAAGTGTGGAACGGTTAACCGTTGCCCAGGAACTGCAGGGGGCTCACCCTGATTTATTTGCTAAAATCAAAGGGGCGACCGATGCTCCAATTGACCTTGTCAGTCATGAAATGTTTAAAGATCGTTTGAACTCAGCTTCAGTGATTGTACGTACTGGTGAGTGGACTTCCTATGCTAATGTCATCTTACAATCCAGCGTAATTTTTTAG
- the rbsK gene encoding ribokinase: MRSIAVIGSLNMDIVNRVEKAPLPGQTIKALETSYVPGGKGANQAVAAARAGARVEMFGAVGADTYGEILLENLRSSRVGTESVLLKQDVGTGLAFITVDELGENSIIISPGANGKVETQDVQVEERQLLEPDIIILQNEIPYSTVAYALEYFGAKGKYIIYNPAPAFAPPENAFSRVGLLILNETEAAVLSGAETGTIEEVHSAAKILVDKGCREVIVTLGAKGLFYLNREGTTVYLPAFKVAVTDTTAAGDTFVGAYATAMVEGKPVQEALRFASAASALTVTRKGAQTSIPERLEIDAFLSQRQFVDDL; the protein is encoded by the coding sequence ATGCGTTCTATTGCGGTCATAGGCAGCCTCAATATGGACATAGTCAACAGGGTTGAGAAAGCACCTTTACCGGGTCAGACTATTAAAGCTCTTGAGACAAGCTATGTTCCCGGCGGAAAAGGAGCAAATCAAGCTGTTGCTGCCGCTCGTGCAGGAGCAAGAGTCGAAATGTTTGGCGCCGTGGGTGCGGACACTTACGGAGAAATTCTGCTGGAGAACCTGAGATCTTCCCGTGTCGGAACGGAAAGTGTTCTTCTTAAACAAGATGTAGGAACAGGATTGGCCTTCATTACCGTAGATGAACTTGGAGAAAACAGTATCATAATTTCTCCGGGCGCTAATGGAAAAGTGGAAACCCAGGATGTCCAGGTTGAGGAAAGGCAATTGCTGGAGCCTGATATCATCATTTTACAGAATGAGATACCTTACTCTACAGTTGCTTATGCCTTGGAATATTTTGGGGCGAAAGGGAAATATATTATCTACAATCCTGCTCCAGCATTCGCACCGCCGGAGAACGCTTTTAGCCGGGTTGGTCTGCTGATTCTCAATGAAACGGAAGCAGCTGTCTTATCCGGGGCAGAAACGGGAACTATAGAAGAAGTTCATTCCGCTGCCAAGATTTTGGTGGACAAAGGATGCCGGGAAGTCATTGTAACTTTGGGAGCCAAAGGATTATTTTACTTGAACAGGGAAGGAACAACGGTCTATTTGCCGGCGTTTAAAGTTGCGGTGACCGATACCACTGCGGCGGGTGATACCTTTGTTGGTGCGTACGCAACTGCTATGGTTGAAGGTAAGCCAGTTCAAGAAGCGCTGCGTTTTGCTTCAGCAGCCTCGGCTCTAACCGTTACCAGAAAAGGTGCCCAGACATCAATTCCTGAACGGTTAGAAATTGATGCTTTTTTAAGCCAAAGGCAGTTCGTTGATGACTTATAA
- a CDS encoding ABC transporter permease codes for MQRVMNTIKRYHLGPTIGLVILIFILSFATAKFFTFGNLRNVALQISVNALIAVGMTFVILTGGIDLSVGSTLALSAAIAAQLMMGHVSPWMAVIVAIAFGGLAGALNGLFVAYAGLAPFIVTLGTMTLFRGMTEIYTNGMPIFNLPQEFAKFGTGTFLEIPIPVWVMAAVFIAAWIVLHRSISGRRIYAIGGNERVSFLAGVPVKRYLLGVYVVSGILASLAGIILASRLGSAEPTAGVGYELDAITAVVLGGTSLAGGEGTLVGTLIGALILGIIDNGLNLLNVNSFYQDAVKGLIILAAIMLDRKKSNGR; via the coding sequence GTGCAACGGGTTATGAATACAATTAAACGCTATCATTTAGGACCGACAATTGGTCTGGTTATCTTAATTTTTATTCTTTCTTTCGCGACTGCAAAGTTTTTTACCTTTGGAAACCTGCGTAATGTTGCTTTACAGATTTCAGTTAATGCCTTGATCGCCGTGGGTATGACGTTTGTTATCCTGACCGGAGGGATTGACCTGTCGGTCGGTTCCACCTTAGCTTTAAGTGCGGCTATTGCTGCTCAACTTATGATGGGGCATGTAAGTCCTTGGATGGCAGTCATTGTAGCTATAGCTTTCGGAGGTTTGGCCGGCGCACTCAATGGGCTCTTTGTGGCATATGCAGGCTTGGCCCCATTTATTGTTACGTTAGGTACGATGACGCTGTTTAGAGGAATGACAGAAATTTATACCAATGGAATGCCCATTTTCAATTTGCCACAGGAGTTTGCGAAATTTGGTACCGGAACGTTTCTTGAAATTCCGATTCCAGTCTGGGTTATGGCGGCAGTTTTTATTGCTGCTTGGATTGTATTGCACAGAAGCATTTCAGGCAGGCGCATCTATGCTATTGGAGGTAATGAGCGAGTATCCTTCTTAGCTGGTGTTCCGGTCAAGCGATATCTGCTCGGAGTTTATGTAGTCAGCGGTATTTTGGCCTCTCTGGCAGGAATCATTCTGGCCTCCCGTTTAGGCTCCGCAGAACCAACTGCCGGTGTGGGTTATGAACTTGATGCCATTACTGCCGTCGTACTTGGCGGGACCAGTTTGGCAGGAGGAGAAGGGACATTAGTTGGGACATTAATTGGAGCATTAATTCTAGGAATTATTGATAACGGATTAAATCTTCTCAACGTTAATTCTTTTTACCAGGATGCGGTAAAAGGGTTAATTATTCTTGCGGCTATCATGCTTGATCGCAAGAAATCTAATGGGAGGTAA
- a CDS encoding LacI family DNA-binding transcriptional regulator, which produces MATIRDVAALAGVSISTVSRVLNKSGYVNAETEKEVLKAIQTLKYEPSDVARGLTNKKTKTIALILPDIVNPFFPALSRAVEDVARTLGYTVIFGNSDGQANKEKAYINILKQKYISGIIFASHNLNRDDVEYLQKIDIPFVVLDRAPSRENCTVIRSKNFEGAKIAVQHLLDIGCKKIAHIYGPQEINTAKDRLMGYEESVKNSNWYSPTLMVPGNFKLDGGMNAARVLMERHPDVDGIFVGNDLMAVGALKTLLRLGINVPKQIAICGFDGINLTEAVEPELTTIAQPIYEMGALAAELLIMKIEGSRVENRIYELEVKLVQRDSTRK; this is translated from the coding sequence ATGGCTACTATACGGGATGTTGCAGCTCTTGCAGGTGTTTCCATTTCTACAGTTTCTAGGGTTCTTAATAAAAGTGGTTATGTTAATGCCGAGACGGAAAAAGAGGTCTTAAAGGCTATTCAAACCCTAAAATATGAACCTAGTGATGTTGCCAGGGGCCTGACGAACAAAAAGACTAAAACAATTGCGCTAATCCTGCCGGATATAGTAAATCCTTTTTTTCCCGCACTGAGCAGGGCTGTTGAAGATGTGGCCAGGACGCTGGGATACACTGTCATCTTCGGCAATTCTGATGGTCAAGCAAATAAAGAAAAGGCCTATATCAATATTCTTAAACAAAAGTATATCAGCGGAATTATTTTTGCTTCACATAACTTGAACCGCGATGATGTCGAGTATCTGCAAAAGATCGATATCCCCTTTGTTGTACTAGATCGAGCTCCTTCCCGAGAAAATTGTACCGTGATTCGGTCTAAAAATTTTGAAGGAGCTAAAATTGCCGTTCAGCATTTGCTTGATATAGGTTGCAAGAAAATAGCCCATATTTATGGACCTCAGGAAATTAATACAGCTAAGGACCGCCTAATGGGCTATGAGGAATCTGTCAAAAATTCGAATTGGTATAGCCCGACTTTAATGGTACCAGGAAATTTCAAATTGGATGGCGGTATGAACGCAGCTAGAGTCTTAATGGAACGTCACCCGGATGTTGACGGAATTTTTGTAGGTAACGATTTGATGGCAGTTGGAGCCTTAAAAACCCTCTTGCGTTTAGGTATCAATGTTCCGAAGCAAATTGCAATTTGCGGTTTTGATGGCATAAATCTGACTGAAGCCGTTGAGCCGGAATTAACGACAATAGCCCAGCCTATTTATGAAATGGGAGCTTTAGCGGCTGAGTTGTTAATTATGAAGATAGAGGGGTCTCGTGTAGAAAATCGGATTTATGAACTGGAGGTTAAGTTAGTTCAACGAGATTCGACGAGAAAATAA
- a CDS encoding sugar ABC transporter ATP-binding protein, with amino-acid sequence MASLEMKGICKAFSGVKVLQGVDLHINGGEVVALLGENGAGKSTLMKILTGVYVADEGQTAIDGEVVSIRGIRDAQNLGIEMIYQELNLFPNLSVAENFLIGHEDEFRKMGFVNYPLLYKKVEETMATLNLNRSPKEPLGGLSVGEQQLVEIGKALQKDVRFLIMDEPTSALSRAETERLFEIVRSLKAKGVGIIYISHRLEELFTIADRVTVLRDGQFIATVQTKETTERELVSLMVGREIEERYPHIDITPSDRVLLAEHLSTESIHDVSLEVKAGEIVGLGGLMGAGRTEVARALSGIDALKSGEISLEGRTLSLKSPLEAIRAGIALVTEDRKNEGLHLPFSIRENLALPTLGERSRFGLIQRQGEQENAQHWVKQLRVKTPTIEQLVQNLSGGNQQKVVIGKWLACNPKLLILDEPTRGVDVGAKQEIYQLMNHLKSEGKAVLLISSDLPELLGMSDRVYVMHEGVIKGELLAGEMQQEAFMSLATGGEV; translated from the coding sequence ATGGCATCCTTAGAAATGAAGGGAATCTGTAAAGCCTTTTCCGGTGTTAAAGTCTTACAAGGGGTGGACCTTCATATAAATGGCGGAGAGGTTGTGGCTTTGCTCGGAGAAAATGGTGCCGGCAAGTCCACTCTAATGAAAATCCTAACCGGAGTTTATGTGGCTGATGAAGGACAGACGGCTATCGACGGAGAGGTTGTATCCATTCGGGGAATTCGAGATGCCCAGAACCTGGGAATCGAAATGATTTACCAAGAACTTAACCTCTTTCCCAACTTATCAGTGGCAGAAAACTTTCTGATAGGGCATGAAGATGAATTTCGAAAGATGGGTTTTGTTAATTATCCTCTGCTCTATAAAAAGGTTGAGGAGACAATGGCCACTCTGAATCTTAATCGCAGCCCTAAAGAGCCCCTCGGAGGCCTGAGCGTTGGAGAACAACAATTGGTGGAGATCGGCAAAGCTTTACAGAAAGACGTTCGCTTTCTCATCATGGATGAACCTACATCTGCGTTGAGCAGAGCCGAGACTGAAAGGCTTTTTGAAATAGTTCGTTCACTCAAAGCAAAAGGTGTTGGGATTATTTATATTTCTCATCGCTTAGAGGAATTGTTCACGATCGCAGACCGGGTGACTGTTCTGCGGGACGGGCAGTTTATTGCTACTGTTCAGACGAAGGAAACAACGGAGCGGGAATTAGTTTCCTTGATGGTAGGCCGGGAGATTGAAGAACGATATCCACATATTGATATAACACCTTCCGATAGGGTACTGCTCGCAGAACACTTAAGTACAGAATCTATTCATGATGTCAGCTTAGAAGTAAAAGCGGGCGAAATTGTGGGTCTTGGTGGTTTGATGGGAGCTGGACGAACCGAAGTTGCCCGTGCTTTAAGCGGGATCGATGCTTTGAAGTCTGGAGAGATAAGCTTAGAAGGACGAACTCTCTCTTTAAAATCTCCGCTAGAGGCTATTCGCGCGGGTATTGCCCTTGTGACTGAAGACCGCAAAAATGAAGGTCTGCACCTTCCTTTTTCCATTCGAGAAAATTTGGCGCTTCCAACCCTCGGTGAACGCAGTCGCTTCGGTCTGATCCAAAGGCAGGGGGAACAGGAAAATGCTCAGCATTGGGTTAAACAATTGAGGGTAAAAACCCCTACGATTGAACAATTGGTACAAAATTTAAGCGGTGGAAATCAGCAAAAGGTTGTTATCGGTAAGTGGCTCGCCTGTAATCCAAAATTGCTGATTCTGGATGAACCGACACGTGGGGTTGACGTAGGGGCTAAGCAAGAGATCTATCAGCTAATGAACCACCTGAAGTCTGAAGGTAAGGCCGTTTTATTAATCTCTTCAGATTTGCCTGAGTTGTTGGGCATGAGTGACAGGGTCTACGTTATGCATGAGGGAGTTATTAAAGGCGAATTACTGGCCGGAGAGATGCAGCAAGAGGCATTTATGAGCTTGGCCACAGGAGGCGAAGTATAG